The following coding sequences are from one Panicum hallii strain FIL2 chromosome 5, PHallii_v3.1, whole genome shotgun sequence window:
- the LOC112893167 gene encoding uncharacterized protein LOC112893167 isoform X1 — protein sequence MSPLSELVWSPDEGLSIKIAASSLSTRKASLRWNADTLSIVISSPQQSGAGGAKSSDNIYDNLLEVSEKMPSQLRAHSDSSLRVTANPNRITNLDALQSTSMRSQEQDSTAINFLNAKLVECCEGINVMNEGKERSEDCCVDKPEDMEVGSCPTRCCKDASHGSASRKEVMASISENQVYCATTVHNERSWETNAWRARLIKAVCQKDSMLPKKTENALPHSTLGISCGAGEVSGKLVGFLDNRNVQSPGDDSNVISNVPVIPSCDNHQDPVLQESHNDEPVVARGGSASAVNAVAKCESAPGVDARRLEKGKEKVVYNDSNCVGNTKKSDDSNESIESCTSTKPPKRKHAQCSEAMMPSGNKRFRRGDNESSCSGLLEKCGSSFFNWMSSLTNGLPMFDEATAAVALDQKFSASTGEGSAAPPLPLQNNSGIPMHCVGFNSLFQSLYTHTVMITSRNNCRQPESNCTGHVFNRLTLELNNSNSMLDKQIGMGRETLDVTADTLAAERFQMVSGGSRGNFHNQIDISPMRPEKNMKLPNSSQFCSKPLEEKQTDCAVGCSNDATRNKGGFMESLWVSRLLPKTSLEVMEATPCNVESAVNPKAVGDMLYCPSVQNLNEKELNIIQNFTGRGSSDGATSSKCPAMPPEEPKQSESMASVFAKRLDALRHAKTSALRLTVACDHGIPKLNNHKTNSLVVSYSSHDELEVGHGTHKSSSGNGRIVLCADDKGKGQLCTQSNEELRGNFLSEREHQDHGGSTAGKSTPQHNLEVNTLAEDVDRRRVELKGGVSDFVASLPDNKQIVPYGIIPNVVSDESSVVFGALHRLRLSRSDIIRWLRSPIMDTTLDGFFVRLRFGKWEEALGGTGYHVARLNGALDRNHLSVTIRNSTCQVDSRFVSNHDFHEDELRAWWSAAMKGEWKLPSKEELSMKLRERELLRS from the exons ATGAGCCCCCTCTCTGAGCTGGTGTGGTCTCCGGATGAGGGTTTGAGCATTAAAATTGCAGCGTCCAGCCTAAGCACAAGGAAGGCTTCTCTTCGCTGGAATGCAGATACGTTGAGCATAGTAATATCTTCACCTCAACAaagtggtgctggtggtgcaaAGAGCAGTGATAACATATATGATAACCTGCTAGAGGTGTCAGAAAAGATGCCATCACAACTACGGGCTCACAGTGACAGCTCACTGAGAGTAACAGctaacccaaatagaatcacAAACCTTGATGCCCTACAATCTACGTCAATGAGATCGCAAGAGCAAGACTCAA CAGCGATTAATTTTTTGAATGCTAAACTTGTGGAGTGCTGTGAAGGGATCAATGTTATGAATGAAGGGAAAGAAAGGTCTGAAGACTGCTGCGTGGATAAGCCAGAGGACATGGAAGTGGGTAGTTGTCCAACAAGATGTTGCAAGGATGCTTCCCACG GTTCAGCTTCCAGAAAAGAAGTCATGGCTAGTATTTCAGAAAACCAGGTTTACTGTGCAACCACTGTCCACAATGAAAGATCTTGGGAAACTAATGCCTGGCGTGCTCGATTAATAAAAGCAGTTTGTCAGAAAGACTCTATGTTGCCAAAGAAAACAGAGAATGCATTGCCACATTCTACCTTAGGAATTTCATGTGGTGCAGGAGAGGTCTCAGGCAAATTGGTAGGTTTCCTAGATAACAGAAATGTTCAGAGTCCGGGCGATGATAGCAATGTTATTAGTAATGTTCCAGTAATTCCTTCCTGTGACAATCACCAAGATCCAGTTCTGCAGGAAAGCCATAATGATGAGCCTGTTGTTGCGAGAGGGGGGTCAGCATCTGCTGTCAATGCTGTTGCAAAATGCGAGTCAGCACCTGGAGTTGATGCCAGAAGGCTtgagaagggaaaagaaaaagttGTGTACAATGACAGCAATTGTGTTGGCAATACGAAGAAGAGTGATGACAGCAATGAGAGCATAGAGAGCTGTACGAGCACAAAACCCCCAAAGCGGAAGCATGCGCAGTGTTCTGAAGCCATGATGCCTTCTGGAAACAAAAGATTTAGAAGGGGAGACAATGAGAGCTCTTGCTCAGGCTTATTGGAAAAATGTGGTAGCTCTTTCTTTAACTGGATGTCATCACTCACAAATGGGTTACCCATGTTTGATGAAGCCACTGCTGCTGTTGCACTTGACCAGAAGTTTTCAGCAAGTACAGGAGAGGGATCTGCAGCACCTCCCCTGCCACTTCAAAACAATAGCGGCATTCCTATGCACTGTGTTGGCTTCAATTCACTCTTCCAGTCTCTGTATACTCATACTGTTATGATAACTTCAAGAAATAATTGTCGTCAACCAGAAAGCAACTGCACCGGGCATGTTTTCAATAGACTGACTCTGGAATTAAATAATAGCAATTCTATGTTGGACAAACAAATTGGCATGGGCAGAGAAACTCTTGATGTGACTGCTGATACTTTAGCTGCTGAACGCTTTCAGATGGTTTCTGGTGGTAGTAGAGGAAACTTTCATAATCAAATCGATATATCCCCAATGAGACCagagaaaaatatgaaactgcCCAACTCCAGTCAGTTTTGTTCTAAACCTCTTGAAGAAAAACAAACTGATTGCGCTGTTGGTTGCTCAAATGATGCAACAAGAAATAAAGGTGGTTTCATGGAAAGCTTGTGGGTAAGTCGGCTTTTGCCAAAAACATCATTGGAAGTGATGGAGGCAACACCATGCAATGTAGAGAGTGCTGTTAATCCAAAGGCTGTGGGTGACATGTTGTATTGTCCATCTGTTCAGAATCTCAATGAGAAGGAATTGAACATTATACAAAACTTCACTGGCAGAGGAAGCAGCGATGGTGCAACAAGTAGTAAATGTCCAGCAATGCCTCCAGAAGAACCTAAGCAATCTGAATCAATGGCTTCTGTTTTTGCAAAGAGATTGGATGCACTTAGACATGCAAAGACCTCTGCATTAAGGTTGACTGTCGCATGTGATCATGGAATACCCAAACTGAATAACCACAAAACGAACTCTTTAGTTGTTAGTTACAGCAGCCATGATGAGCTAGAGGTGGGACATGGAACTCATAAATCTTCTAGCGGAAATGgaagaatagttttgtgtgcagaTGACAAAGGTAAGGGACAATTGTGTACTCAAAGTAACGAAGAGTTAAGAGGAAATTTTTTGTCTGAGCGTGAGCATCAGGATCATGGAGGAAGCACAGCTGGAAAATCAACTCCTCAGCATAATTTGGAAGTGAACACATTGGCCGAAGATGTTGATAGAAGAAGAGTAGAATTGAAGGGAGGAGTCTCAGATTTTGTGGCTAGTCTGCCAGATAACAAGCAAATTGTACCTTACGGCATTATACCCAATGTTGTCTCTGATGAATCAAGTGTTGTTTTTGGAGCCTTGCATAGGCTTCGCTTGTCTCGCTCAGATATAATAAG ATGGCTGAGATCACCGATCATGGACACTACCTTAGATGGCTTTTTTGTGCGACTACGATTTGGTAAATGGGAGGAAGCATTGGGTGGCACTGGATACCATGTTGCCCGCCTGAACG GAGCACTGGATAGGAATCACCTTTCTGTAACGATCAGAAATTCAACCTGTCAAGTAGATTCTCGCTTTGTATCCAACCATGACTTCCATGAG GATGAGCTGAGGGCATGGTGGTCTGCTGCCATGAAGGGTGAATGGAAGCTACCATCAAAAGAAGAACTGAGTATGAAGCTAAGAGAAAGAGAGCTACTTCGTTCTTAG
- the LOC112893167 gene encoding uncharacterized protein LOC112893167 isoform X2: protein MSPLSELVWSPDEGLSIKIAASSLSTRKASLRWNADTLSIVISSPQQSGAGGAKSSDNIYDNLLEVSEKMPSQLRAHSDSSLRVTANPNRITNLDALQSTSMRSQEQDSTINFLNAKLVECCEGINVMNEGKERSEDCCVDKPEDMEVGSCPTRCCKDASHGSASRKEVMASISENQVYCATTVHNERSWETNAWRARLIKAVCQKDSMLPKKTENALPHSTLGISCGAGEVSGKLVGFLDNRNVQSPGDDSNVISNVPVIPSCDNHQDPVLQESHNDEPVVARGGSASAVNAVAKCESAPGVDARRLEKGKEKVVYNDSNCVGNTKKSDDSNESIESCTSTKPPKRKHAQCSEAMMPSGNKRFRRGDNESSCSGLLEKCGSSFFNWMSSLTNGLPMFDEATAAVALDQKFSASTGEGSAAPPLPLQNNSGIPMHCVGFNSLFQSLYTHTVMITSRNNCRQPESNCTGHVFNRLTLELNNSNSMLDKQIGMGRETLDVTADTLAAERFQMVSGGSRGNFHNQIDISPMRPEKNMKLPNSSQFCSKPLEEKQTDCAVGCSNDATRNKGGFMESLWVSRLLPKTSLEVMEATPCNVESAVNPKAVGDMLYCPSVQNLNEKELNIIQNFTGRGSSDGATSSKCPAMPPEEPKQSESMASVFAKRLDALRHAKTSALRLTVACDHGIPKLNNHKTNSLVVSYSSHDELEVGHGTHKSSSGNGRIVLCADDKGKGQLCTQSNEELRGNFLSEREHQDHGGSTAGKSTPQHNLEVNTLAEDVDRRRVELKGGVSDFVASLPDNKQIVPYGIIPNVVSDESSVVFGALHRLRLSRSDIIRWLRSPIMDTTLDGFFVRLRFGKWEEALGGTGYHVARLNGALDRNHLSVTIRNSTCQVDSRFVSNHDFHEDELRAWWSAAMKGEWKLPSKEELSMKLRERELLRS, encoded by the exons ATGAGCCCCCTCTCTGAGCTGGTGTGGTCTCCGGATGAGGGTTTGAGCATTAAAATTGCAGCGTCCAGCCTAAGCACAAGGAAGGCTTCTCTTCGCTGGAATGCAGATACGTTGAGCATAGTAATATCTTCACCTCAACAaagtggtgctggtggtgcaaAGAGCAGTGATAACATATATGATAACCTGCTAGAGGTGTCAGAAAAGATGCCATCACAACTACGGGCTCACAGTGACAGCTCACTGAGAGTAACAGctaacccaaatagaatcacAAACCTTGATGCCCTACAATCTACGTCAATGAGATCGCAAGAGCAAGACTCAA CGATTAATTTTTTGAATGCTAAACTTGTGGAGTGCTGTGAAGGGATCAATGTTATGAATGAAGGGAAAGAAAGGTCTGAAGACTGCTGCGTGGATAAGCCAGAGGACATGGAAGTGGGTAGTTGTCCAACAAGATGTTGCAAGGATGCTTCCCACG GTTCAGCTTCCAGAAAAGAAGTCATGGCTAGTATTTCAGAAAACCAGGTTTACTGTGCAACCACTGTCCACAATGAAAGATCTTGGGAAACTAATGCCTGGCGTGCTCGATTAATAAAAGCAGTTTGTCAGAAAGACTCTATGTTGCCAAAGAAAACAGAGAATGCATTGCCACATTCTACCTTAGGAATTTCATGTGGTGCAGGAGAGGTCTCAGGCAAATTGGTAGGTTTCCTAGATAACAGAAATGTTCAGAGTCCGGGCGATGATAGCAATGTTATTAGTAATGTTCCAGTAATTCCTTCCTGTGACAATCACCAAGATCCAGTTCTGCAGGAAAGCCATAATGATGAGCCTGTTGTTGCGAGAGGGGGGTCAGCATCTGCTGTCAATGCTGTTGCAAAATGCGAGTCAGCACCTGGAGTTGATGCCAGAAGGCTtgagaagggaaaagaaaaagttGTGTACAATGACAGCAATTGTGTTGGCAATACGAAGAAGAGTGATGACAGCAATGAGAGCATAGAGAGCTGTACGAGCACAAAACCCCCAAAGCGGAAGCATGCGCAGTGTTCTGAAGCCATGATGCCTTCTGGAAACAAAAGATTTAGAAGGGGAGACAATGAGAGCTCTTGCTCAGGCTTATTGGAAAAATGTGGTAGCTCTTTCTTTAACTGGATGTCATCACTCACAAATGGGTTACCCATGTTTGATGAAGCCACTGCTGCTGTTGCACTTGACCAGAAGTTTTCAGCAAGTACAGGAGAGGGATCTGCAGCACCTCCCCTGCCACTTCAAAACAATAGCGGCATTCCTATGCACTGTGTTGGCTTCAATTCACTCTTCCAGTCTCTGTATACTCATACTGTTATGATAACTTCAAGAAATAATTGTCGTCAACCAGAAAGCAACTGCACCGGGCATGTTTTCAATAGACTGACTCTGGAATTAAATAATAGCAATTCTATGTTGGACAAACAAATTGGCATGGGCAGAGAAACTCTTGATGTGACTGCTGATACTTTAGCTGCTGAACGCTTTCAGATGGTTTCTGGTGGTAGTAGAGGAAACTTTCATAATCAAATCGATATATCCCCAATGAGACCagagaaaaatatgaaactgcCCAACTCCAGTCAGTTTTGTTCTAAACCTCTTGAAGAAAAACAAACTGATTGCGCTGTTGGTTGCTCAAATGATGCAACAAGAAATAAAGGTGGTTTCATGGAAAGCTTGTGGGTAAGTCGGCTTTTGCCAAAAACATCATTGGAAGTGATGGAGGCAACACCATGCAATGTAGAGAGTGCTGTTAATCCAAAGGCTGTGGGTGACATGTTGTATTGTCCATCTGTTCAGAATCTCAATGAGAAGGAATTGAACATTATACAAAACTTCACTGGCAGAGGAAGCAGCGATGGTGCAACAAGTAGTAAATGTCCAGCAATGCCTCCAGAAGAACCTAAGCAATCTGAATCAATGGCTTCTGTTTTTGCAAAGAGATTGGATGCACTTAGACATGCAAAGACCTCTGCATTAAGGTTGACTGTCGCATGTGATCATGGAATACCCAAACTGAATAACCACAAAACGAACTCTTTAGTTGTTAGTTACAGCAGCCATGATGAGCTAGAGGTGGGACATGGAACTCATAAATCTTCTAGCGGAAATGgaagaatagttttgtgtgcagaTGACAAAGGTAAGGGACAATTGTGTACTCAAAGTAACGAAGAGTTAAGAGGAAATTTTTTGTCTGAGCGTGAGCATCAGGATCATGGAGGAAGCACAGCTGGAAAATCAACTCCTCAGCATAATTTGGAAGTGAACACATTGGCCGAAGATGTTGATAGAAGAAGAGTAGAATTGAAGGGAGGAGTCTCAGATTTTGTGGCTAGTCTGCCAGATAACAAGCAAATTGTACCTTACGGCATTATACCCAATGTTGTCTCTGATGAATCAAGTGTTGTTTTTGGAGCCTTGCATAGGCTTCGCTTGTCTCGCTCAGATATAATAAG ATGGCTGAGATCACCGATCATGGACACTACCTTAGATGGCTTTTTTGTGCGACTACGATTTGGTAAATGGGAGGAAGCATTGGGTGGCACTGGATACCATGTTGCCCGCCTGAACG GAGCACTGGATAGGAATCACCTTTCTGTAACGATCAGAAATTCAACCTGTCAAGTAGATTCTCGCTTTGTATCCAACCATGACTTCCATGAG GATGAGCTGAGGGCATGGTGGTCTGCTGCCATGAAGGGTGAATGGAAGCTACCATCAAAAGAAGAACTGAGTATGAAGCTAAGAGAAAGAGAGCTACTTCGTTCTTAG
- the LOC112893167 gene encoding uncharacterized protein LOC112893167 isoform X3: MSPLSELVWSPDEGLSIKIAASSLSTRKASLRWNADTLSIVISSPQQSGAGGAKSSDNIYDNLLEVSEKMPSQLRAHSDSSLRVTANPNRITNLDALQSTSMRSQEQDSRINVMNEGKERSEDCCVDKPEDMEVGSCPTRCCKDASHGSASRKEVMASISENQVYCATTVHNERSWETNAWRARLIKAVCQKDSMLPKKTENALPHSTLGISCGAGEVSGKLVGFLDNRNVQSPGDDSNVISNVPVIPSCDNHQDPVLQESHNDEPVVARGGSASAVNAVAKCESAPGVDARRLEKGKEKVVYNDSNCVGNTKKSDDSNESIESCTSTKPPKRKHAQCSEAMMPSGNKRFRRGDNESSCSGLLEKCGSSFFNWMSSLTNGLPMFDEATAAVALDQKFSASTGEGSAAPPLPLQNNSGIPMHCVGFNSLFQSLYTHTVMITSRNNCRQPESNCTGHVFNRLTLELNNSNSMLDKQIGMGRETLDVTADTLAAERFQMVSGGSRGNFHNQIDISPMRPEKNMKLPNSSQFCSKPLEEKQTDCAVGCSNDATRNKGGFMESLWVSRLLPKTSLEVMEATPCNVESAVNPKAVGDMLYCPSVQNLNEKELNIIQNFTGRGSSDGATSSKCPAMPPEEPKQSESMASVFAKRLDALRHAKTSALRLTVACDHGIPKLNNHKTNSLVVSYSSHDELEVGHGTHKSSSGNGRIVLCADDKGKGQLCTQSNEELRGNFLSEREHQDHGGSTAGKSTPQHNLEVNTLAEDVDRRRVELKGGVSDFVASLPDNKQIVPYGIIPNVVSDESSVVFGALHRLRLSRSDIIRWLRSPIMDTTLDGFFVRLRFGKWEEALGGTGYHVARLNGALDRNHLSVTIRNSTCQVDSRFVSNHDFHEDELRAWWSAAMKGEWKLPSKEELSMKLRERELLRS, translated from the exons ATGAGCCCCCTCTCTGAGCTGGTGTGGTCTCCGGATGAGGGTTTGAGCATTAAAATTGCAGCGTCCAGCCTAAGCACAAGGAAGGCTTCTCTTCGCTGGAATGCAGATACGTTGAGCATAGTAATATCTTCACCTCAACAaagtggtgctggtggtgcaaAGAGCAGTGATAACATATATGATAACCTGCTAGAGGTGTCAGAAAAGATGCCATCACAACTACGGGCTCACAGTGACAGCTCACTGAGAGTAACAGctaacccaaatagaatcacAAACCTTGATGCCCTACAATCTACGTCAATGAGATCGCAAGAGCAAGACTCAA GGATCAATGTTATGAATGAAGGGAAAGAAAGGTCTGAAGACTGCTGCGTGGATAAGCCAGAGGACATGGAAGTGGGTAGTTGTCCAACAAGATGTTGCAAGGATGCTTCCCACG GTTCAGCTTCCAGAAAAGAAGTCATGGCTAGTATTTCAGAAAACCAGGTTTACTGTGCAACCACTGTCCACAATGAAAGATCTTGGGAAACTAATGCCTGGCGTGCTCGATTAATAAAAGCAGTTTGTCAGAAAGACTCTATGTTGCCAAAGAAAACAGAGAATGCATTGCCACATTCTACCTTAGGAATTTCATGTGGTGCAGGAGAGGTCTCAGGCAAATTGGTAGGTTTCCTAGATAACAGAAATGTTCAGAGTCCGGGCGATGATAGCAATGTTATTAGTAATGTTCCAGTAATTCCTTCCTGTGACAATCACCAAGATCCAGTTCTGCAGGAAAGCCATAATGATGAGCCTGTTGTTGCGAGAGGGGGGTCAGCATCTGCTGTCAATGCTGTTGCAAAATGCGAGTCAGCACCTGGAGTTGATGCCAGAAGGCTtgagaagggaaaagaaaaagttGTGTACAATGACAGCAATTGTGTTGGCAATACGAAGAAGAGTGATGACAGCAATGAGAGCATAGAGAGCTGTACGAGCACAAAACCCCCAAAGCGGAAGCATGCGCAGTGTTCTGAAGCCATGATGCCTTCTGGAAACAAAAGATTTAGAAGGGGAGACAATGAGAGCTCTTGCTCAGGCTTATTGGAAAAATGTGGTAGCTCTTTCTTTAACTGGATGTCATCACTCACAAATGGGTTACCCATGTTTGATGAAGCCACTGCTGCTGTTGCACTTGACCAGAAGTTTTCAGCAAGTACAGGAGAGGGATCTGCAGCACCTCCCCTGCCACTTCAAAACAATAGCGGCATTCCTATGCACTGTGTTGGCTTCAATTCACTCTTCCAGTCTCTGTATACTCATACTGTTATGATAACTTCAAGAAATAATTGTCGTCAACCAGAAAGCAACTGCACCGGGCATGTTTTCAATAGACTGACTCTGGAATTAAATAATAGCAATTCTATGTTGGACAAACAAATTGGCATGGGCAGAGAAACTCTTGATGTGACTGCTGATACTTTAGCTGCTGAACGCTTTCAGATGGTTTCTGGTGGTAGTAGAGGAAACTTTCATAATCAAATCGATATATCCCCAATGAGACCagagaaaaatatgaaactgcCCAACTCCAGTCAGTTTTGTTCTAAACCTCTTGAAGAAAAACAAACTGATTGCGCTGTTGGTTGCTCAAATGATGCAACAAGAAATAAAGGTGGTTTCATGGAAAGCTTGTGGGTAAGTCGGCTTTTGCCAAAAACATCATTGGAAGTGATGGAGGCAACACCATGCAATGTAGAGAGTGCTGTTAATCCAAAGGCTGTGGGTGACATGTTGTATTGTCCATCTGTTCAGAATCTCAATGAGAAGGAATTGAACATTATACAAAACTTCACTGGCAGAGGAAGCAGCGATGGTGCAACAAGTAGTAAATGTCCAGCAATGCCTCCAGAAGAACCTAAGCAATCTGAATCAATGGCTTCTGTTTTTGCAAAGAGATTGGATGCACTTAGACATGCAAAGACCTCTGCATTAAGGTTGACTGTCGCATGTGATCATGGAATACCCAAACTGAATAACCACAAAACGAACTCTTTAGTTGTTAGTTACAGCAGCCATGATGAGCTAGAGGTGGGACATGGAACTCATAAATCTTCTAGCGGAAATGgaagaatagttttgtgtgcagaTGACAAAGGTAAGGGACAATTGTGTACTCAAAGTAACGAAGAGTTAAGAGGAAATTTTTTGTCTGAGCGTGAGCATCAGGATCATGGAGGAAGCACAGCTGGAAAATCAACTCCTCAGCATAATTTGGAAGTGAACACATTGGCCGAAGATGTTGATAGAAGAAGAGTAGAATTGAAGGGAGGAGTCTCAGATTTTGTGGCTAGTCTGCCAGATAACAAGCAAATTGTACCTTACGGCATTATACCCAATGTTGTCTCTGATGAATCAAGTGTTGTTTTTGGAGCCTTGCATAGGCTTCGCTTGTCTCGCTCAGATATAATAAG ATGGCTGAGATCACCGATCATGGACACTACCTTAGATGGCTTTTTTGTGCGACTACGATTTGGTAAATGGGAGGAAGCATTGGGTGGCACTGGATACCATGTTGCCCGCCTGAACG GAGCACTGGATAGGAATCACCTTTCTGTAACGATCAGAAATTCAACCTGTCAAGTAGATTCTCGCTTTGTATCCAACCATGACTTCCATGAG GATGAGCTGAGGGCATGGTGGTCTGCTGCCATGAAGGGTGAATGGAAGCTACCATCAAAAGAAGAACTGAGTATGAAGCTAAGAGAAAGAGAGCTACTTCGTTCTTAG
- the LOC112893167 gene encoding uncharacterized protein LOC112893167 isoform X4, with translation MSPLSELVWSPDEGLSIKIAASSLSTRKASLRWNADTLSIVISSPQQSGAGGAKSSDNIYDNLLEVSEKMPSQLRAHSDSSLRVTANPNRITNLDALQSTSMRSQEQDSTAINFLNAKLVECCEGINVMNEGKERSEDCCVDKPEDMEVGSCPTRCCKDASHGSASRKEVMASISENQVYCATTVHNERSWETNAWRARLIKAVCQKDSMLPKKTENALPHSTLGISCGAGEVSGKLVGFLDNRNVQSPGDDSNVISNVPVIPSCDNHQDPVLQESHNDEPVVARGGSASAVNAVAKCESAPGVDARRLEKGKEKVVYNDSNCVGNTKKSDDSNESIESCTSTKPPKRKHAQCSEAMMPSGNKRFRRGDNESSCSGLLEKCGSSFFNWMSSLTNGLPMFDEATAAVALDQKFSASTGEGSAAPPLPLQNNSGIPMHCVGFNSLFQSLYTHTVMITSRNNCRQPESNCTGHVFNRLTLELNNSNSMLDKQIGMGRETLDVTADTLAAERFQMVSGGSRGNFHNQIDISPMRPEKNMKLPNSSQFCSKPLEEKQTDCAVGCSNDATRNKGGFMESLWVSRLLPKTSLEVMEATPCNVESAVNPKAVGDMLYCPSVQNLNEKELNIIQNFTGRGSSDGATSSKCPAMPPEEPKQSESMASVFAKRLDALRHAKTSALRLTVACDHGIPKLNNHKTNSLVVSYSSHDELEVGHGTHKSSSGNGRIVLCADDKGKGQLCTQSNEELRGNFLSEREHQDHGGSTAGKSTPQHNLEVNTLAEDVDRRRVELKGGVSDFVASLPDNKQIVPYGIIPNVVSDESSVVFGALHRLRLSRSDIIRWLRSPIMDTTLDGFFVRLRFGKWEEALGGTGYHVARLNG, from the exons ATGAGCCCCCTCTCTGAGCTGGTGTGGTCTCCGGATGAGGGTTTGAGCATTAAAATTGCAGCGTCCAGCCTAAGCACAAGGAAGGCTTCTCTTCGCTGGAATGCAGATACGTTGAGCATAGTAATATCTTCACCTCAACAaagtggtgctggtggtgcaaAGAGCAGTGATAACATATATGATAACCTGCTAGAGGTGTCAGAAAAGATGCCATCACAACTACGGGCTCACAGTGACAGCTCACTGAGAGTAACAGctaacccaaatagaatcacAAACCTTGATGCCCTACAATCTACGTCAATGAGATCGCAAGAGCAAGACTCAA CAGCGATTAATTTTTTGAATGCTAAACTTGTGGAGTGCTGTGAAGGGATCAATGTTATGAATGAAGGGAAAGAAAGGTCTGAAGACTGCTGCGTGGATAAGCCAGAGGACATGGAAGTGGGTAGTTGTCCAACAAGATGTTGCAAGGATGCTTCCCACG GTTCAGCTTCCAGAAAAGAAGTCATGGCTAGTATTTCAGAAAACCAGGTTTACTGTGCAACCACTGTCCACAATGAAAGATCTTGGGAAACTAATGCCTGGCGTGCTCGATTAATAAAAGCAGTTTGTCAGAAAGACTCTATGTTGCCAAAGAAAACAGAGAATGCATTGCCACATTCTACCTTAGGAATTTCATGTGGTGCAGGAGAGGTCTCAGGCAAATTGGTAGGTTTCCTAGATAACAGAAATGTTCAGAGTCCGGGCGATGATAGCAATGTTATTAGTAATGTTCCAGTAATTCCTTCCTGTGACAATCACCAAGATCCAGTTCTGCAGGAAAGCCATAATGATGAGCCTGTTGTTGCGAGAGGGGGGTCAGCATCTGCTGTCAATGCTGTTGCAAAATGCGAGTCAGCACCTGGAGTTGATGCCAGAAGGCTtgagaagggaaaagaaaaagttGTGTACAATGACAGCAATTGTGTTGGCAATACGAAGAAGAGTGATGACAGCAATGAGAGCATAGAGAGCTGTACGAGCACAAAACCCCCAAAGCGGAAGCATGCGCAGTGTTCTGAAGCCATGATGCCTTCTGGAAACAAAAGATTTAGAAGGGGAGACAATGAGAGCTCTTGCTCAGGCTTATTGGAAAAATGTGGTAGCTCTTTCTTTAACTGGATGTCATCACTCACAAATGGGTTACCCATGTTTGATGAAGCCACTGCTGCTGTTGCACTTGACCAGAAGTTTTCAGCAAGTACAGGAGAGGGATCTGCAGCACCTCCCCTGCCACTTCAAAACAATAGCGGCATTCCTATGCACTGTGTTGGCTTCAATTCACTCTTCCAGTCTCTGTATACTCATACTGTTATGATAACTTCAAGAAATAATTGTCGTCAACCAGAAAGCAACTGCACCGGGCATGTTTTCAATAGACTGACTCTGGAATTAAATAATAGCAATTCTATGTTGGACAAACAAATTGGCATGGGCAGAGAAACTCTTGATGTGACTGCTGATACTTTAGCTGCTGAACGCTTTCAGATGGTTTCTGGTGGTAGTAGAGGAAACTTTCATAATCAAATCGATATATCCCCAATGAGACCagagaaaaatatgaaactgcCCAACTCCAGTCAGTTTTGTTCTAAACCTCTTGAAGAAAAACAAACTGATTGCGCTGTTGGTTGCTCAAATGATGCAACAAGAAATAAAGGTGGTTTCATGGAAAGCTTGTGGGTAAGTCGGCTTTTGCCAAAAACATCATTGGAAGTGATGGAGGCAACACCATGCAATGTAGAGAGTGCTGTTAATCCAAAGGCTGTGGGTGACATGTTGTATTGTCCATCTGTTCAGAATCTCAATGAGAAGGAATTGAACATTATACAAAACTTCACTGGCAGAGGAAGCAGCGATGGTGCAACAAGTAGTAAATGTCCAGCAATGCCTCCAGAAGAACCTAAGCAATCTGAATCAATGGCTTCTGTTTTTGCAAAGAGATTGGATGCACTTAGACATGCAAAGACCTCTGCATTAAGGTTGACTGTCGCATGTGATCATGGAATACCCAAACTGAATAACCACAAAACGAACTCTTTAGTTGTTAGTTACAGCAGCCATGATGAGCTAGAGGTGGGACATGGAACTCATAAATCTTCTAGCGGAAATGgaagaatagttttgtgtgcagaTGACAAAGGTAAGGGACAATTGTGTACTCAAAGTAACGAAGAGTTAAGAGGAAATTTTTTGTCTGAGCGTGAGCATCAGGATCATGGAGGAAGCACAGCTGGAAAATCAACTCCTCAGCATAATTTGGAAGTGAACACATTGGCCGAAGATGTTGATAGAAGAAGAGTAGAATTGAAGGGAGGAGTCTCAGATTTTGTGGCTAGTCTGCCAGATAACAAGCAAATTGTACCTTACGGCATTATACCCAATGTTGTCTCTGATGAATCAAGTGTTGTTTTTGGAGCCTTGCATAGGCTTCGCTTGTCTCGCTCAGATATAATAAG ATGGCTGAGATCACCGATCATGGACACTACCTTAGATGGCTTTTTTGTGCGACTACGATTTGGTAAATGGGAGGAAGCATTGGGTGGCACTGGATACCATGTTGCCCGCCTGAACG GATGA